A single Blastopirellula retiformator DNA region contains:
- a CDS encoding tetratricopeptide repeat protein: protein MGETVRHSIWYVVTFLWVISAGWSIYRVARGGYQPQDESVEALFHTAQSEYLQGNWHQAEATLLRLLSRDPRDAEARLMLATLYRHTQRYDLALDSIAKLTKLDAAGRWWAEIQRERRLLADRMADEDEPESEPDSSSEASAKETQAPQEIEKIARDDSAPSSEAA, encoded by the coding sequence GTGGGCGAAACGGTACGGCATAGCATTTGGTATGTGGTCACTTTCCTATGGGTGATCTCGGCCGGATGGAGCATCTATCGCGTCGCTCGCGGCGGTTATCAACCGCAGGACGAGTCGGTCGAGGCCTTGTTTCACACGGCCCAAAGCGAATACTTACAAGGGAATTGGCACCAGGCCGAAGCGACTTTGCTTCGTCTGCTCTCGCGCGACCCGCGCGACGCAGAAGCTCGCCTGATGCTGGCCACCTTGTACCGGCACACCCAACGTTATGACTTGGCGCTCGACTCGATCGCCAAGTTAACCAAGTTGGATGCGGCTGGACGCTGGTGGGCGGAGATTCAACGTGAACGCCGCTTGCTGGCAGATCGGATGGCGGACGAAGACGAACCGGAAAGTGAACCGGACTCGTCGTCTGAAGCCTCCGCGAAGGAAACGCAAGCACCGCAGGAAATAGAGAAGATTGCACGCGATGATTCGGCCCCGTCTTCCGAGGCGGCATAG